Below is a genomic region from Molothrus aeneus isolate 106 chromosome 5, BPBGC_Maene_1.0, whole genome shotgun sequence.
gACCACTTTTATAAGGCATTGTAATATACAGTCATGTGTATTTAATTTGTGCTTTTGTATGTTTAATTTGTGCATCAAGACCAGACCACAGCCTTCAACTGTGACTCAGTTGCTCTTAAATGAGGGTTATAACCCACAACCAGTGCTCCTGTGTGTTCCCTGGATAAAATTATTCCAGGAAGTGTTACAGCAGACTACAGATCATCTTTACATTTTAGAAATCAGGTATGTATAATCCATTTTTGCCTACTAATTTCTGTCTTTATATCAATTTCTCAAGTCTGTCAGATGCAATTTTTTAGTTCAGTGCTTTCTTTAACTGGACAAGCACTGACACCACCATTAGggcttttctcctccttttgcAAATTGAGTTGTTTTGCACTGTACTTGTGATTGCCCTTAGGATCAGTACAGCACAGAGTGTGTACCTCAGAGAGtccctttaaaataatattttgccCTGTAATATGTAGAAACAGATAAGATGTTTCCATTGATAGCCTTGGAGCCTGTGGAACACTGCCACCTTGTTTAGGGATCCCAGACAGTGCCTTCATGAGATTCATTACAGCACTGAGTCTTTCTAAGTGGCTCCATCAAATGACTtgaagagaagcagctgcagatcAAACCTGACAATGTCAGATGTCAGAGTAGGTGATGCAGGAAGAAGCAACCCTGTCACATCAGATCAGAGGTTTACAGGTCAATGATCTAgaaaaaatgtacatttcacGGCAGAAATTGTCTGTGAGGCGTACTCCATTTTTATACCTGATTTTTGTGGAGGCTTGGGTATCACCTCTGAACACAGGCACACAAAATCCTTGAGGGCACTACATTATGACAAAATatggagttttttttccttttctccccccCCATTTGGTTGAGCTGGGAATCCTCAAAGGAAGTTGCAAGAAGCAAAACCTGAGGTTTAAGTCCACTACAACCCTTGAAGGTGTCTGCACTGTTTCGGAGAGTGTGAAGAATGAACAAGCTGTGCTTCTACAGGCAGGCTTTAGGAAGCCCCACAGTTGCCCAGTTGTGCAGCTCTTTGTGGCTGTTGTTCTCATAGGACATCTAGAGCTTGCATCACGTGCTAAAAACTCAGAGATATGCAAAACATGTCTTTGAAACATGAAACATGTTTCTATGAAACATGTTTGTTATGAAATATATCCCCTCAAAGATGAAGAGCAGTGCCATATCCAGCAGGCACTTCTGTGTTCCCAACCCAGAGAAAAATGCCTGTAAGAGGAGATTTGCAGAAGGTAGACATGAAGGCAGTAAATGGAGATTTTTTCATAGTATCTTTCACATTGATTTCCCTTATTAAAACTAatataacaggaaaaaattatgtATGTAGGTAGAAGACTTGTAGTACATGGGTGATTGCAGTGGTTAAACTGTCAGCTCACTCTCTTTACATTTTGGTGTTGGCTGAGAGCCCTTTGTTTCTGTAAGTTTGTGTGGCAAGAAGTTGAGTGTCTCCAACACTGAGATTTGTTGTGtgaaaattacttctgttttAATTGCTGTATATTGAAATGTTGAGAATTGAGCCCTTCCCTTTCAAAATTTACTTTTCTGACATGAGCATGTCTGTTCAGCGTTTCACCCTGAAAGAATTTTTGTCTTTAATGATAACAGTGATAGGGAaggatgtattttcttttcctcagtgtCTAATTTGCCCCCGTTCCTCTTGATGGGGGCTAGTTGATAAGGGACAGCTGCCCATCACTTTGAAGTGACCAAATTGTCCTGATTGAAGTGTTAATTGTGCCAGAATTAGTAGGAAGAGTCTTAAACTGATTTCTGTCATTTCTCACTCATGAAGTTACGTACTGATGAGCTGATGGGAGAGTATAATTATTTCTAGCAGATAAAGATCTCCAATGGTGTTTTTTAGATTTAAAAGTAACATTTTATGTTTAATTTCAGTTGATTTCTAGCAGGTTTGCTAACCTTGTGTAGATATAGGTAGGTTTAATGCTGATTTATTGAGATAGAAATAAAACTGGTGCAACTACACCAAATCAGAGTTTGACTGCAGTGAGGCAAACCCTCCTGCATGAATACATCTTCTGAGATTCCTGTTTCTAACAATTTCTAAGCCTTATCCATATAAACCATTCAGTGAGAGTCTTTTCAATCAATAAAAGTGTTTATTATCATCTTGGATAAATAGGAACAGTTTTGTGCATGAATTGGATATGCTGGTTTAAACCTGCTTGCCACAGTTCAGCTTGGCTTAGTTTCAGGCAGGTGAAAGCTGAATAAATACAACCAACATTCAATTCCTGCAACACAGTTCACATCTAAATAGCTCTggaaaaattagttttattttcaaaccaGCCCAAACTATCCCTAAGTTTCCATAAGTCTTCCCATGTATCACTTTTAAATATCACAGGTTAGTGAGTGAAAAGGCTTCAGTAAAGTCAATTAATTGCTTCCACTTATTGATGTGACCTGGCCTATAGCTTAGTAATGGCTCTGGTAATGTTGCTGCTCCAGAAAATAGCTTTATTTGCCAAGTTTCTGTGTCAAACCCAAAGGCCATGTGCTATAGGCTGGTCACTGGTCCCTCAGCCTCTCACTGCTGTGCTCACAGCAAGCACGAGAGGGCTCAGGGACAAGTGGGGGTTTTGTACTGTGGCAGGTACGTGGTGGCTTTCAGGGACTTGCCTGCTCCACACcttggctggcagctccagcctgccagAGAGGGTGaagcctcagcagctgccctgcctggaTCTGGCCTTTTTGGGCTGGAGgtgttttccctttcccttttgtttctCAGCAAATGTTTGAAATGCTCTGTCAgtctgcccagtgctgctgttttctggcTCGCTCTGCTTCAGGCCACCAAGTATTTGGGTTCATCAGGCCTGAGCTTCATGATCTTGTCCATGCAGAGCAGGATGAGGGTGAGGAACCAGAGGCTCCAGCCGACGGCCGCTGCGATCCACCCGTAGTCATCCATGCCCGAGGGGCAGCACgtggctgcctgcctgcagaAGTTCACATCTGGGGGAGGAGAAGTGAAGTGAGCCCACAGGAGGCTGAGTACATGACAGGTTTCCTTCACTAGAGAGGGCAGATGGCTTCTGCCCTATCACTCTGCCTTGGCAGCTTTCCTCTAAGCCTGGCTCTTAAGCGTGTGGATGACTCTGGAGGAGTGGTGGGACCTCGGGTTGTTTGGGGCTGGCTGTCAACGCAGGGTCCCCCTGACTTGGTGTAATTAGCACTGACTCCATGATGCAGAAGGCTGAACCATTGCTTTATTCCTCTATACTCTATTAATACTATATTCTTAAGAAACCCATAACCCCTTCTAGCCAGTCTGATACAGCTTTGACCTCATTGGACTACCAACTAAAACACCACCgtcctttggtaaacaaatctccataacacattccacatttGCCtggcaacaggtgcagcaagtggagataagaattgttttaattctttctctgagctttcttaCAGCCTTCCCCAGAGGAAATGCCTGGGAaggcctgtccctgctctctgtggccagagagctgctgccccagctggctGTTTGGGGGGAAAGGGGCCTTCTTGGGAACCCCTATAATGCCTGCAGGCAGTCTGGCAGGGAGCTTTAGGACACAGACTGGCTATCAATTATTCTGTTCAAAGCTATCAGTCTGTCTCAATGTACCTAAGATATCACACCATGACAGTGGAGGAGTCTTAGAAATGCATCCTAGAGGTTGACCCACAATGGAAGACTTGAGAAGAGATAAATCCCTTTCCAGGACAGCTTCTCAGTCACTGTGCAGACTC
It encodes:
- the TMEM213 gene encoding transmembrane protein 213, giving the protein MKHLSCEPRAALAVLCLAAALWDSCSAAAEDISNVSTTEYEPSCLNVNFCRQAATCCPSGMDDYGWIAAAVGWSLWFLTLILLCMDKIMKLRPDEPKYLVA